The sequence GAAATTCGCGATAACAATAATTAAGAAGGACAAGAACATGAACGCATTCAAACTGAGCGCATTAGCCGCTTTGACGGCAACGATGGGATTCCTGGGCGGCATGGGAAACGCCATGGCCGATCAACAGCTGGTGGATCAACTGAGTCAGCTGAAGCTGAACGTAAAAATGCTGGATAACCGCGCCGGCGAAAACGGCGTGGATTGCGCGGCGCTGGGCGCCGACTGGGCCTCTTGCAACCGGGTGTTGTTCACCCTCAGCAACGACGGCCAGGCGATCGACGGCAAAGACTGGGTCATCTATTTCCACAGCCCGCGCCAGACCCTGCGGGTGGACAACGACCAGTTCAAGATAGCTCACCTCACCGGCGATCTGTACAAGCTGGAGCCGACCGCCAAATTCAGCGGTTTCCCGGCCGGTAAGGCGGTGGAAATTCCAGTGGTGGCCGAATACTGGCAGCTGTTCAGAAACGACTTCCTGCCGCGCTGGTATGCCACGTCCGGCGACGCCAAGCCGAAAATGCTGGCGAATACCGATACCGAAAATCTGGATCAGTTCGTGGCGCCGTTCACCGGCGACCAGTGGAAGCGCACCAAGGACGACAAAAATATTCTGATGACGCCGGCTTCGCGCTTTGTCAGCAATGCCGATCTGCAGACGCTGCCTGCCGGCGCGCTGCGCGGCCAGATCGTGCCGACGCCGATGCAGGTGAAAGTACACGCGCAGGACGCCGATCTGCGTAACGGCGTGGCACCGGATCTGAGCACGCTGGTCAAGCCGGCGGCGGACGCCGTCAACCAGCGCTTTGCGCTGCTGGGCGTGCCGGTTCAGGCCAACGGCTATCCGATCAAGACCGACATTCAGCCGGGCAAGTTTAAAGGCGCGATGGCGGTGTCAGGCGCCTATGAGTTGAAAATCGGCAAGAAAGAGGCGCGAGTGATCGGTTTCGATCAGGCCGGGGTGTTCTACGGGCTGCAGTCGATCCTGTCGTTAGTGCCGAGCGACGGCAGCGGCAAGATCGCCACGCTGGACGCCAGCGATGCGCCGCGCTTCGAGTATCGCGGCATTTTCCTCGACGTGGCGCGCAACTTCCATAAGAAGGACGCGGTGCTGCGCCTGCTGGATCAGATGGCGGCCTACAAGCTCAACAAATTCCACTTCCACCTGAGCGATGACGAAGGCTGGCGCATCGAGATCCCCGGTTTGCCTGAGCTGACGGAAGTCGGCGGCCAGCGCTGCCACGATCTGAGCGAAACCACCTGCCTGCTGCCGCAGTACGGCCAGGGGCCGGACGTCTACGGGGGCTTCTTCAGCCGTCAGGACTATATCGACATCATCAAATACGCCCAGGCGCGCCAGATTGAAGTGATCCCGGAGATCGACATGCCGGCGCACGCCCGCGCCGCGGTGGTCTCGATGGAAGCGCGCTATAAAAAGCTGCATGCCGCCGGGAAAGAGCAGGAGGCCAACGAATTCCGCCTGGTGGATCCGACCGATACCTCCAACACCACCTCCGTGCAGTTCTTTAACCGCCAGAGCTACCTGAACCCGTGCCTGGACTCTTCCCAGCGCTTTGTCGACAAGGTGATCGGCGAAATCGCCCAGATGCATAAAGAAGCCGGCCAGCCGATCAAGACCTGGCACTTCGGCGGCGACGAAGCGAAAAACATTCGCCTGGGCGCCGGCTATACCGACAAGGCGAAACCGGAGCCGGGCAAAGGCATCATCGATCAGAGCAACGAAGACAAGCCGTGGGCCAAGTCGCAGGTGTGCCAGACGATGATCAAAGAAGGCAAGGTGGCCGACATGGAGCACCTGCCGAGCTACTTCGGCCAAGAGGTCAGCAAGCTGGTGAAGGCGCACGGCATCGACAGAATGCAGGCCTGGCAGGACGGCCTGAAAGACGCCGAGAGCGCGAAGGCGTTCGCCACCTCGCGCGTGGGCGTCAACTTCTGGGATACCCTGTACTGGGGCGGTTTCGATAGCGTCAACGACTGGGCCAACAAAGGGTATGAAGTGGTGGTTTCCAACCCGGACTACGTCTATATGGACTTCCCTTACGAGGTGAACCCGGACGAGCGCGGTTACTACTGGGGCACCCGCTTCAGCGACGAGCGCAAGGTGTTCAGCTTTGCGCCGGACAACATGCCGCAGAACGCGGAAACCTCGGTCGACCGCGACGGCAACCCCTTCAGCGCCAAGAGCGACAAGCCGTGGCCGGGCGCCTACGGGCTGTCCGCTCAGCTGTGGAGCGAAACCCAGCGCACCGATCCGCAGATGGAATACATGATCTTCCCACGCGCGCTGTCGGTGGCGGAACGCGCCTGGCACCGCGCCGGTTGGGAGCAGGACTATCGCGCCGGCCGCGAATACAAAGGAGGGGAAACCCACTTTGTCGATACCAAGGCGCTGGAGAAAGACTGGCTGCGCTTCGCTAATATTCTGGGCCAGCGTGAGCTGGCCAAGCTGGACAAAGGCGGCGTCGCTTACCGTCTGCCGGTGCCGGGCGCGCGCGTAGCGGGCGGCAAGCTGGAGGCGAATATCGCGCTGCCGGGATTGGGCATCGAGTATTCCACCGACGGCGGCAAGCAGTGGCAGCGCTATGACGCCAAGGCCAAACCGGCGGTTTCCGGTGACGTTCAGGTGCGTTCGGTCAGCCCGGACGGTAAACGCTACAGCCGCGCCGAGAAGGTTTAAGCCCGGTGCAACGGCCTGCTGCCCCGGCGGCAGGCCGTATAACGAAGGGGGAATGCGTCTGCCTTCGCGCGTGTCGGCGCGGGGCGGACGTTGAAGTGAGAGTAGTACGTGGAGTCGCAGTGCCGCTGCAATTGTGATATTTCATGACATGATTTTCCCCGGCTTGTCCGGGGATTTTTTTGCCCGTTGCACGGCGGGCATAAAAAAACCGCCTCGGTGTGAGGCGGTTTTTCATAGCCGGTCAGGCTTATTTCTTGTCGTGCAGCGTTTCGTCTTCACGACAGTCACCGGTTTCGCAGTGGCCGTACAGGTACAGGCTGTGGTTGGTGAGCTTGATGCCGTGCTGCTTGGCGATATCACGCTGGCGAACTTCGATGGATTCGTCGCTGAATTCAATCACTTTGCCGCAGTCCAGGCAAATCAGGTGATCGTGGTGATGCTGTTGGGTCAGCTCGAACACGGACTTGCCGCCTTCGAAATTGTGACGTGTCACAATGCCCGCATCGTCAAACTGGTTCAGTACGCGATAAACCGTTGCCAGCCCGATCTCTTCGCCCATATCAATCAGTTTTTTGTACAAATCTTCCGCACTGACGTGATGGCATTCCGGATTTTGCAGTACTTCCAGGATTTTGAGTCGCGGAAGCGTGACTTTTAAGCCGGCCTTCTTCAGTGCGATGTTGTTGTCGGTCATGCGAATTCAGTCCTGTTACTATGCTAATCAAGTTGAGGCGTACTCGCCTGTGGCATCGGTCGGCACAAAGAGTTAATGCGTCTCATTATAGAACCGGTTGTACTAAATAGAAACCGCCGG comes from Serratia sarumanii and encodes:
- the fur gene encoding ferric iron uptake transcriptional regulator, with amino-acid sequence MTDNNIALKKAGLKVTLPRLKILEVLQNPECHHVSAEDLYKKLIDMGEEIGLATVYRVLNQFDDAGIVTRHNFEGGKSVFELTQQHHHDHLICLDCGKVIEFSDESIEVRQRDIAKQHGIKLTNHSLYLYGHCETGDCREDETLHDKK
- a CDS encoding beta-N-acetylhexosaminidase produces the protein MNAFKLSALAALTATMGFLGGMGNAMADQQLVDQLSQLKLNVKMLDNRAGENGVDCAALGADWASCNRVLFTLSNDGQAIDGKDWVIYFHSPRQTLRVDNDQFKIAHLTGDLYKLEPTAKFSGFPAGKAVEIPVVAEYWQLFRNDFLPRWYATSGDAKPKMLANTDTENLDQFVAPFTGDQWKRTKDDKNILMTPASRFVSNADLQTLPAGALRGQIVPTPMQVKVHAQDADLRNGVAPDLSTLVKPAADAVNQRFALLGVPVQANGYPIKTDIQPGKFKGAMAVSGAYELKIGKKEARVIGFDQAGVFYGLQSILSLVPSDGSGKIATLDASDAPRFEYRGIFLDVARNFHKKDAVLRLLDQMAAYKLNKFHFHLSDDEGWRIEIPGLPELTEVGGQRCHDLSETTCLLPQYGQGPDVYGGFFSRQDYIDIIKYAQARQIEVIPEIDMPAHARAAVVSMEARYKKLHAAGKEQEANEFRLVDPTDTSNTTSVQFFNRQSYLNPCLDSSQRFVDKVIGEIAQMHKEAGQPIKTWHFGGDEAKNIRLGAGYTDKAKPEPGKGIIDQSNEDKPWAKSQVCQTMIKEGKVADMEHLPSYFGQEVSKLVKAHGIDRMQAWQDGLKDAESAKAFATSRVGVNFWDTLYWGGFDSVNDWANKGYEVVVSNPDYVYMDFPYEVNPDERGYYWGTRFSDERKVFSFAPDNMPQNAETSVDRDGNPFSAKSDKPWPGAYGLSAQLWSETQRTDPQMEYMIFPRALSVAERAWHRAGWEQDYRAGREYKGGETHFVDTKALEKDWLRFANILGQRELAKLDKGGVAYRLPVPGARVAGGKLEANIALPGLGIEYSTDGGKQWQRYDAKAKPAVSGDVQVRSVSPDGKRYSRAEKV